The Pseudomonas sp. MPC6 nucleotide sequence ACACCGGTCACCTGCACCCGAAAATCATCGCCGCCGTGACCGCGCAGCTGAACAAGCTGACTCACACTTGCTTCCAGGTACTGGCCTACGAGCCATACGTTGAACTGTGCGAAAAAATCAACGCCAAGGTGCCAGGTGATTTCGCCAAGAAAACCCTGCTGGTGACCACCGGTTCCGAAGCTGTAGAGAACGCCGTGAAAATCGCCCGTGCCGCCACTGGCCGTGCCGGCGTGATCGCGTTCACCGGCGCTTACCACGGTCGCACCATGATGACCCTGGGCCTGACTGGTAAAGTCGTGCCTTACTCGGCCGGCATGGGCCTGATGCCAGGCGGCATCTTCCGCGCGCTGTACCCGAACGAACTGCACGGCGTGAGCATCGACGATTCGATCGCCAGCATCGAACGCATCTTCAAGAACGACGCCGAACCGCGTGACATCGCCGCCATCATCATCGAGCCGGTCCAGGGCGAAGGCGGTTTCTACGTCGCGCCTAAAGAGTTCATGAAGCGTCTGCGCGCACTGTGCGACCAGCACGGCATCCTGCTGATCGCTGACGAAGTGCAGACTGGCGCTGGCCGTACCGGCACCTTCTTCGCCATGGAGCAGATGGGCGTTGCCGCCGACCTGACCACCTTCGCCAAATCCATCGCTGGCGGCTTCCCGCTGGCTGGTGTGTGCGGCAAGGCCGAATACATGGACGCCATCGCGCCAGGCGGCCTGGGCGGCACCTACGCCGGTAGCCCGATCGCTTGCGCCGCGGCCCTGGCCGTGATGGAAGTGTTCGAAGAAGAACACCTGCTGGACCGCTGCAAGGCTGTCGGCGAGCGTCTGGTCACTGGCCTGAAAGCCATTCAGGCCAAATACCCGGTGATCGGCGAAGTGCGTGCCCTGGGCGCGATGATCGCGGTCGAGTTGTTCGTTGATGGCGATAGCCACAAGCCGAACGCTCCAGCGGTAGCCGCCGTTGTGGCCAAGGCTCGCGACAAGGGCCTGATCCTGCTGTCCTGCGGCACTTACGGCAACGTTCTGCGTGTGTTGGTACCACTGACTTCGCCGGATGAGCAACTGGACAAAGGTCTGGCAATCATCGAAGAGTGCTTCGCGGAGCTTTGATTTAAAGTGCTCTGATGAAAGTGTGAGCTGATCGACAAAAAACCCGCTTCGGCGGGTTTTTTTGGCTCCCGAAACCCTCCGCGCTGTAACGAATGTCTCGCCTTGAGTAAGGTGCACGCATTTGCCAATGGAGTGTGCAGATGACCGCTGTGGTGTTACCTGCTGTACCGCGTGTGCTGATTGCCGAGGCCGACTCCTGGTCCCGTGATCTGCTCAAGCAAGTACTGTTGAGCGTGCGCTGCGACGTACGGCTGAATCTGTGTGCCGATGGTCAGGAAGCATTGCGCTTGCTCGCGGAATATCCCTACGACCTGGTGATCGTTGACAGGGAGTTGCCCGGCATCGATGGCTTGAATGTGTTGCGCAGTGTTCGCCAGCGCAAACGTAATCCGCCACTGCCGTTCATTCTGATGAGCAGCCGTAACGACAGTGCCAGCGTGCGCCAAGCCTTGCCTCTGGCGCCTGCGGCCTATCTGACCAAACCCCTGAACATGGCAAGCCTGACCCGGCGTCTGCAGGGTTTGCTGCTCAATGCTGGCGAGCAAGTATTGTGCGATGGGCCGACGCTGGCGCCGGGCATGACCTTGTCGGTTTTCCTGGAGCGCCGACGCGAGCTGGCTGATGGCGCATCGCTGATGACCGACGTGCAGTTGGCGCTCAAGCGCAGCCTCAATCCCGACAGCATCGATCTGACGCTGTTGCATGACGAGCTCCGTACCGATCCGCAGATCACCGCCGTGCTGATCGCCGCCGCCAACAGCGCGGCCCGGTATCAGGGTGTTGCCGTACAGACCCTGTCCCAGGCGCTGCAGCGTCTTGGCATCGAACAAAGCATGAACCTGGTGCTGGGTTTGGCCCTCAGGCGAAGTGCGCGGTTCAGCGATCGGTGCCTGGCGGATTACGCCGAGCGTTATTGTGAACTGTCGCTGCACACCGCCGAATATGCGCGGGCCCTGGCGCACTTGCTGGATCTGGATCAGGAGCGCTGTTATTGCGCCGGCATGCTGCATCGACTGGGCGAACTGGCGTTGTTGCGGTCTTTGCAGGAATGGAAACAAGCCGGGGGTGAGCTGGATGAGTGGGAGGAGGTGGGGAACGCGCTGGCGCAATTCGGCGCGGCTTATGGTTCGGCGTTGCGTACCCGTTGGCGTTTGCCACTGCAGTTGCGAGGGCTGATTGCGGCGGTCTACGAGCTGGGTGGTGGGGTTTATTCCAGAGAAGCACTGGTAATGAACATGGCTGCGCAGTTGGCGCGCCTGACCGGGCAGGAGGACATTGAGGCGCTGGCGAAGGGCCGAACGGCGCGGTTGCTCAAGATCGGAGTGCCGGAATTGATGCGTTTGCGCCAAACGCAAGCCTAGCCGCAGAGGATGCGATTCTTGCCCTGACGCTTCGCCTCGTACATCGCCGCATCGGCGCGGGCGAACAGGGCGTCGATGTTTTCATCCTCGGCCGTGAGGCTGGTCAGGCCCTGGCTGATGGTGATGCCGAACGTCTGGTCGTCATGGCAGAAGCTCAATCGCTGAATTTCCCGT carries:
- the gabT gene encoding 4-aminobutyrate--2-oxoglutarate transaminase; its protein translation is MSKTNASLMKRREAAVPRGVGQIHPIFAESAKNATVTDVEGREFIDFAGGIAVLNTGHLHPKIIAAVTAQLNKLTHTCFQVLAYEPYVELCEKINAKVPGDFAKKTLLVTTGSEAVENAVKIARAATGRAGVIAFTGAYHGRTMMTLGLTGKVVPYSAGMGLMPGGIFRALYPNELHGVSIDDSIASIERIFKNDAEPRDIAAIIIEPVQGEGGFYVAPKEFMKRLRALCDQHGILLIADEVQTGAGRTGTFFAMEQMGVAADLTTFAKSIAGGFPLAGVCGKAEYMDAIAPGGLGGTYAGSPIACAAALAVMEVFEEEHLLDRCKAVGERLVTGLKAIQAKYPVIGEVRALGAMIAVELFVDGDSHKPNAPAVAAVVAKARDKGLILLSCGTYGNVLRVLVPLTSPDEQLDKGLAIIEECFAEL
- a CDS encoding HDOD domain-containing protein, with the translated sequence MTAVVLPAVPRVLIAEADSWSRDLLKQVLLSVRCDVRLNLCADGQEALRLLAEYPYDLVIVDRELPGIDGLNVLRSVRQRKRNPPLPFILMSSRNDSASVRQALPLAPAAYLTKPLNMASLTRRLQGLLLNAGEQVLCDGPTLAPGMTLSVFLERRRELADGASLMTDVQLALKRSLNPDSIDLTLLHDELRTDPQITAVLIAAANSAARYQGVAVQTLSQALQRLGIEQSMNLVLGLALRRSARFSDRCLADYAERYCELSLHTAEYARALAHLLDLDQERCYCAGMLHRLGELALLRSLQEWKQAGGELDEWEEVGNALAQFGAAYGSALRTRWRLPLQLRGLIAAVYELGGGVYSREALVMNMAAQLARLTGQEDIEALAKGRTARLLKIGVPELMRLRQTQA